Genomic segment of Deltaproteobacteria bacterium:
GCCGAGGACGCGCAGCAGGCCCGCCTCCTCGTCCACCCGCTCCCAGTCGAGGCCCGTGAGCTCGCTCACGCGCAGCCCCGAGGAGTAGAGGACCTCGAGCAGCGCGCGGTCGCGGAGGCCGGCGAGCGTGTCGCCGCGCGGCGTGGCGAGCAGCCGGTCGATGTCGTCGAGCGTCAGGTGCGCCGGCAGCTTGCGGCACGTCTTCGGCGTCGCGATGCCGAGCGTCGGGTCGGCGGCGAGCCGCCCCTGGTCGGCGAGGAAGCGAAAGAGCCCGCGCACCGCAGCGAGCTTGCGTGCGATCGACGCGCGCTCGGCCGTGCCGTCGAGGGTGCGGAGCCAGTGGCGGATCCCATCGGGCCGCACGGCGCCGGGCGCGCCCGCGAAGGCGAGGAACTGCCGCAGGTCGGCCAGGTAGCCGCGGATGGTGTGCGGTGAGGCGTGCCGCTCGGCGCGGAGATGCGCGGCATAGGCTGCGAGCACGTCCTCCGTCCTTGTCGGCATGCGAGCGCGATGGTATCAACCGACCCCGGGCGGAACAAGGTGAGGTTGTCTCTTGGTGCTGGTCTGCCTCATGGTAAATCCATGGGTTAGCTGGCCCCGCCGGTTTTGTCGCCGTTTGTTGCCAAAGCCGCAAGCCGTCCACGTACCGCTTGGCGTGGGGAATCCACCGCCCGTACACGTCCACGGTCTGCTGGATGTTTGGTGTGGCCAAGCTGGCGCTGCACGTAGGTGATCGGCGCTTCAACCACCGACAGCAGGATGGAGGCGTAAGTGTGGCGCAGCGCGTGCGGCGTGAAGCGCCTCCGCTTCGCTTTCTCCTGTTAGCTTTCTCCTTGACGCAGGCTCCCTGGCGAGCGCATTCTCCCGCTGCCATGGCGAGCGCTCCCGGTGGACAAGTAGGCATCAGGCAGCGCCTCATCTGAGCACCATGGAGGCGTCGCACTTCCCGGCCTTGCCGAGCGCGCCGCACGCCGGCCACTTCCTCCGGGGTTGGCGCCGCCGCGCCGGGCTCACCCAGGAAGGGCTGGCGCAGGCCCTGAGCGTGACCTTCTCGACCGTGAGCCGGTGGGAGAACGACCACGTGCGTCCGAGCAAGCTCGCCTGGAAGGCTATCCAGCGGCTTGCGAGGGAGCGTGGTGTGGCGCTCGACGACACCGCCGCGTGACTAGCCCAGGCGGGACTCGCGAAGTTCCTTGAGTTGAAAGCGATGTTCGGGTGCGCGGCGGCTGGTTGAGCGGCCAGCGACCTCTTACGCCGGCCTCTTCTTGAGCCTCGCCTTCCGCCCGAGCTTCTCCTCAATCGCCTCGACCACGAAGTCCTGCACGGCGATCTCGTGGGTCACGCAGTGCAGCTTCAGACGACGGTGAAGGTCTTTGGGGATGCGGGTTGCCAACTGGGTGACGGGTTCGTCCGTCTTCGCCATCACGCTGCCTTCGTCTTCCAGCCAGGGCGCCGGTCTCAGACGGCGAGGGAACTACGAGAAGAGTCAGACGGCTGCACGAGCCGGAGGCGGTCGGTTACGGAGGCCGGCGCGGCTTGCCGGAGCCACCGGCTCACGAAGCCCGAGAAGAAGAGCCACACCAGCGAGCCGAGCGGAACAAATCGACCCCCGCCCCGAGGATCACGTAGAGACAGCAGGGGCTCAAGCTCGAACGTGAAGCGATCCTCCAGCCGGCCGTCCCCGAAGCGGCAGGTTACTTCCTCGGGGCTCAGCACACCGATCACCATCGCCCGGTTGCCGGTCAGGCGTTCGACCATGATCTCCCCGCGTTGCGGCATGGACACCTCCATCGGCTCCTTGAGTAGGGGATGCGAAGAGAAGGCACGGTCACTGTTCTTCGTGCGGGCGTAACAGACGACGCCATCGTCACCCTTCGTCGTCTCGTAGTAGCCGGCGGCGGGGCGGACGGGACGGTCCGCCTCTCCTA
This window contains:
- a CDS encoding tyrosine recombinase XerC, with the translated sequence MPTRTEDVLAAYAAHLRAERHASPHTIRGYLADLRQFLAFAGAPGAVRPDGIRHWLRTLDGTAERASIARKLAAVRGLFRFLADQGRLAADPTLGIATPKTCRKLPAHLTLDDIDRLLATPRGDTLAGLRDRALLEVLYSSGLRVSELTGLDWERVDEEAGLLRVLGKGRKERVVPVGRPALRALAAYRARCAEAGLAVAGGPVFRNARGGRLTSRSVARSMERYVLASGTATKATPHALRHTFATHLLGAGADLRAIQELLGHASLSTTQRYTHVDLRRLMEAYDRAHPRA
- a CDS encoding helix-turn-helix transcriptional regulator, yielding MEASHFPALPSAPHAGHFLRGWRRRAGLTQEGLAQALSVTFSTVSRWENDHVRPSKLAWKAIQRLARERGVALDDTAA